One window of the Granulicella arctica genome contains the following:
- a CDS encoding ABC transporter substrate-binding protein, whose product MNKAAGALGFTQPIFYDYQGFLVNKAAGIHSSKDLAGKKVCFLGGTETEMQVQGYMQRQSIRWLPFPFQEEGEMEAAFITGTVRLSQQMCHNSPMSA is encoded by the coding sequence ATGAACAAGGCTGCCGGAGCGCTTGGATTTACGCAACCAATCTTCTATGACTATCAAGGTTTCCTTGTGAACAAAGCCGCAGGGATTCACTCGAGTAAAGATCTTGCTGGCAAGAAGGTCTGCTTTCTTGGGGGCACCGAGACCGAGATGCAGGTTCAAGGCTACATGCAGCGCCAAAGTATCAGGTGGCTGCCCTTTCCCTTTCAGGAAGAGGGCGAGATGGAGGCCGCCTTCATTACCGGAACTGTGCGGCTGTCGCAGCAGATGTGTCACAACTCGCCTATGAGCGCATAG
- a CDS encoding type 2 periplasmic-binding domain-containing protein, with product MASRFEILPDVIAKDPLAPAYRLDDSQWGTIVDWVVETPIQAEESGVTQSNLPTMLRSDDPVIQRLLGTQRGYAQYLALDDYWSAHMIEAVGNYGELFERDLGSGSIMRLARGQNNLWTKGGLKIAAPTR from the coding sequence ATGGCAAGTCGCTTTGAGATTCTCCCAGACGTGATTGCCAAGGACCCCCTCGCTCCTGCATACCGTTTGGACGACTCACAGTGGGGAACAATCGTAGACTGGGTCGTAGAAACCCCGATACAAGCAGAGGAGAGCGGCGTCACTCAGTCCAATTTGCCAACGATGCTGAGGTCCGATGATCCGGTGATACAAAGGCTGCTCGGCACACAGCGGGGCTACGCGCAGTACCTCGCGCTTGACGATTACTGGTCAGCGCACATGATCGAGGCGGTTGGCAACTACGGCGAACTCTTCGAGAGAGATTTAGGCTCTGGCTCAATCATGAGACTTGCTAGAGGGCAGAATAACCTGTGGACGAAAGGCGGGTTGAAGATCGCGGCACCTACCCGCTGA